In the genome of Bacillus sp. S3, one region contains:
- a CDS encoding helix-turn-helix transcriptional regulator, with product MEQTLKITNVLSDPTRYYIYQYITKRHQEVTVQEVAENFNIHPNVARLHLSKLEDVNMLASETKKTGKGGRPSRLYRLSDDVIQLHFPYRDYMLLSKVAIQTMISLGDVGKEALFLTGKRFGTEIIEQEMVKKSLGEELTFDQKLTILKSASTLAGFYPEFEANGDQTKIYFQIFNCPFKEVAEEHTETVCSMHHEFLKGMFGALFNTVELIEKENMISGCDTCSYQALVTN from the coding sequence ATGGAACAAACATTAAAAATAACAAACGTTTTATCAGATCCAACACGTTACTACATTTATCAATACATTACAAAGCGACATCAAGAAGTTACTGTTCAAGAGGTGGCAGAAAATTTTAATATTCATCCAAACGTTGCAAGACTGCACTTATCAAAGCTAGAAGATGTGAACATGTTAGCATCTGAGACTAAGAAAACAGGGAAAGGCGGCAGGCCAAGCCGTTTGTATCGTTTATCAGACGATGTCATTCAGCTTCATTTCCCATACCGTGACTATATGCTTCTTTCAAAAGTAGCCATTCAAACGATGATTTCTCTTGGGGACGTTGGGAAGGAAGCCCTTTTCTTAACCGGAAAACGATTTGGTACAGAAATTATTGAACAAGAAATGGTCAAAAAATCGCTCGGAGAGGAATTAACATTTGATCAAAAGCTAACAATATTAAAAAGTGCCTCAACCTTAGCAGGTTTTTACCCGGAATTTGAAGCAAACGGTGATCAAACAAAAATCTATTTCCAAATTTTCAACTGCCCCTTTAAAGAAGTGGCAGAAGAACATACCGAAACAGTGTGCAGTATGCACCATGAATTCCTGAAAGGAATGTTTGGAGCACTTTTCAATACCGTTGAATTAATTGAAAAAGAAAACATGATTTCCGGCTGTGATACTTGCTCATATCAAGCACTTGTAACAAACTAA
- a CDS encoding M14 family metallopeptidase: MEIIVRSEDTLSYFGNLFMVPVHLIIDSNPKVDPDNLRPGEKIQVPGYISVPYTIKEGDTFWKIADEKNLAVDSLLLLNQTKDADHLLVGETIFLPEKINSPFTETNFPSDYKRLVKIINNLKRVYPFIAVNTIGRSVIGHPIHEIRIGKGAKKIHMNASFHANEWITTMVLMSLVNQYLLSLTNGTLMKGITVNNLYKEVELSIVPMVNPDGVDLVLNGPPSNYRDSVIDINEDSDDFIHWKANINGIDLNNQFPANWDICKEYKKVNAPAPRDFPGHAPLTEPEAAAMAQLAEDQLFDCVLAFHTQGEEFYWGYEGFEPKESEHLAKEFERESGYQAIRYVNSHAGFKDWFIQEFKRPGFTLELGKGINPLPLSQFPRILKSAEAIFIAAITIQ, translated from the coding sequence ATGGAGATTATTGTACGCTCTGAAGATACACTGTCCTATTTCGGCAATTTATTCATGGTGCCCGTTCATTTGATTATAGATTCTAACCCAAAAGTAGATCCAGATAACCTAAGACCAGGAGAGAAAATTCAAGTGCCAGGTTATATTTCTGTTCCCTATACAATAAAAGAGGGGGATACCTTCTGGAAAATAGCCGACGAAAAAAATCTAGCGGTTGATTCACTTTTACTACTTAATCAAACTAAGGATGCTGATCATTTATTAGTGGGTGAGACCATTTTTTTGCCTGAAAAAATAAATTCTCCATTTACAGAGACTAACTTTCCGAGTGATTATAAAAGACTGGTTAAAATAATTAATAATCTAAAAAGAGTTTATCCATTTATTGCAGTAAACACAATTGGCAGGAGTGTTATTGGTCATCCAATTCATGAAATCAGGATTGGAAAGGGGGCTAAAAAAATACATATGAATGCCTCCTTCCATGCAAATGAATGGATAACAACGATGGTTCTAATGAGCTTGGTTAACCAATACTTACTATCTTTAACAAATGGGACATTGATGAAAGGCATTACAGTCAATAACCTGTATAAAGAGGTCGAGTTATCGATCGTTCCGATGGTCAATCCTGATGGGGTAGACCTTGTTTTAAATGGTCCGCCTTCCAATTATAGAGATTCTGTAATAGATATAAATGAAGACAGCGATGATTTTATCCATTGGAAGGCGAATATTAATGGAATTGACTTGAATAATCAATTTCCGGCTAATTGGGATATTTGCAAGGAGTATAAAAAGGTCAACGCACCTGCACCAAGGGACTTCCCTGGGCACGCACCGTTAACTGAGCCTGAGGCAGCTGCTATGGCTCAATTAGCAGAAGACCAGCTATTTGATTGTGTCCTCGCCTTCCATACCCAAGGAGAAGAATTTTATTGGGGCTACGAAGGGTTTGAACCTAAGGAATCCGAGCATCTTGCGAAGGAATTTGAACGAGAAAGCGGATATCAGGCGATTCGCTATGTAAACAGCCATGCGGGATTTAAGGATTGGTTTATTCAAGAATTTAAGCGTCCGGGTTTTACACTTGAGTTGGGCAAAGGGATTAATCCGCTGCCACTTTCACAATTTCCCCGGATACTTAAAAGTGCAGAAGCGATCTTTATTGCAGCTATTACCATTCAATAG
- the comGB gene encoding competence type IV pilus assembly protein ComGB: protein MKPRKWPMNEQASFLKRTGELLARGYPIAEAIESIALQLPSKRKEELNGCLIELKNGTPFHDVLNNLGFHKDLIGYVYFAEQHGSFADALLEGSELALLKDKDVRKLLKLLQYPILLMFITGLLFIFIENTLLPRFTTLFSSLGLEANFFTKVIYAFDQYFPIVIGAVLVLLFLTAVYYFFVFRKLSILQQRSQLVRIPIAGRVLKLLFTHYFSIQLSFLLSGGISVSEALILFEKNGRQPFYSRVAEEIKIKLVTGEKLESILAAFSFFEKEFPMIIKHGQENGKLEQELLFFSKHCVTNMEEMIEKSLKTIQPLLYLFIGFLVVSMYLAILLPMFHLLDGI, encoded by the coding sequence ATGAAACCACGTAAATGGCCCATGAATGAACAAGCTAGTTTCTTGAAGAGAACAGGGGAATTATTAGCACGGGGCTATCCAATTGCAGAAGCAATTGAGTCGATAGCATTACAATTACCGTCGAAAAGAAAGGAGGAATTAAATGGATGTTTGATTGAGTTAAAAAACGGCACCCCTTTTCATGATGTCCTAAACAATTTGGGGTTCCACAAAGATTTAATTGGTTATGTATATTTTGCGGAACAGCATGGGAGCTTTGCTGATGCCTTGTTAGAAGGGAGTGAACTCGCACTTTTAAAGGATAAAGATGTGCGGAAACTTCTTAAATTACTCCAATATCCAATATTATTAATGTTTATTACCGGTTTACTTTTTATTTTCATTGAAAATACATTGCTGCCACGGTTTACAACACTTTTTTCCTCACTCGGTCTTGAAGCAAATTTTTTCACGAAGGTCATCTATGCTTTTGACCAGTATTTCCCGATTGTAATCGGTGCGGTGTTAGTGCTCCTCTTCCTGACAGCAGTCTATTACTTTTTTGTATTTCGAAAACTCTCCATCCTGCAGCAAAGGTCACAGCTTGTACGAATCCCAATCGCCGGCAGGGTCCTCAAATTGCTCTTTACTCACTACTTTTCCATTCAACTAAGCTTCTTATTATCTGGTGGAATTTCGGTCTCTGAAGCACTAATTCTTTTCGAAAAGAATGGGCGGCAGCCTTTCTATAGCCGAGTAGCTGAAGAGATTAAAATAAAGCTTGTTACCGGAGAAAAATTAGAATCAATTTTAGCAGCCTTTTCGTTTTTCGAAAAGGAATTTCCGATGATTATTAAACATGGCCAAGAAAATGGAAAATTAGAGCAAGAACTGTTGTTTTTCAGCAAACACTGCGTCACAAACATGGAAGAAATGATTGAAAAAAGTTTAAAAACTATCCAGCCCCTTCTTTATTTGTTTATTGGATTTCTCGTTGTATCCATGTATTTAGCGATATTATTACCAATGTTCCATTTGCTTGATGGAATATAA
- a CDS encoding class I SAM-dependent methyltransferase codes for MNTYLQTLISNSEAGFISYADYIEAALYHPEFGYYMRDKQKIGKKGDFITTSNISDVYGRLAAKWFSSICVKTNLPPVFCEIGAGNGRFAKAFLQEWNESIKAPLQYFIVEGSPYHRNLQNELLPSDFSIVQVVSLNEIGPFEGMVFSNELFDALPVHVIEKNNGQLFEIMVGVQEEKLYEQKIPLTNPEIHSFLKESKIELKENQRIEIPLAMEKMVKEISAVLIKGMVVTADYGYTNEEWMDPRRIQGSLRGYLQHQMIDNVLQNPGEMDITTHIHFDSLIQKGELFELQLVTKLRQDEFLLKVGILNELEDHYDPNPFSEVSKRNRAIRSLIMPSGMSSYFHVIVQQKGLQLSENDVFSE; via the coding sequence ATGAATACATATTTACAAACGTTAATTTCAAATTCAGAAGCGGGGTTCATTTCTTATGCTGACTATATTGAGGCGGCACTCTACCATCCAGAATTTGGTTATTATATGAGGGACAAACAGAAAATCGGGAAGAAAGGAGATTTTATTACAACTAGTAATATTTCTGATGTATATGGCAGGCTGGCAGCAAAGTGGTTTTCCAGTATTTGTGTAAAAACGAATCTGCCGCCAGTATTTTGTGAAATAGGAGCAGGTAATGGCCGCTTTGCAAAAGCTTTTTTGCAGGAATGGAACGAATCGATAAAAGCCCCTTTACAATATTTCATTGTGGAAGGCAGTCCATATCATCGGAACCTACAAAATGAATTACTACCATCCGATTTTTCTATTGTACAAGTGGTAAGTCTGAACGAGATAGGGCCATTCGAAGGGATGGTTTTTTCAAACGAACTTTTTGATGCCCTCCCTGTCCATGTGATAGAAAAAAATAATGGGCAGCTATTCGAGATAATGGTAGGGGTCCAAGAAGAGAAATTGTACGAGCAGAAAATCCCATTAACCAATCCTGAAATTCATTCTTTTTTAAAGGAAAGTAAAATAGAATTAAAAGAAAATCAGCGGATTGAAATTCCATTAGCAATGGAGAAAATGGTGAAAGAGATTTCAGCTGTTCTAATTAAAGGTATGGTTGTGACAGCTGATTATGGTTACACAAACGAGGAATGGATGGACCCAAGAAGGATACAGGGAAGTCTAAGAGGGTATCTTCAACACCAGATGATAGATAATGTCTTACAGAATCCTGGAGAAATGGATATCACCACACATATCCATTTTGATTCTCTCATTCAAAAAGGCGAGCTGTTTGAATTGCAATTGGTAACAAAGTTAAGGCAAGATGAATTTTTATTAAAAGTAGGGATTCTCAACGAATTAGAAGACCATTATGACCCAAATCCATTTTCCGAGGTGAGTAAACGGAATCGGGCAATTCGCAGTTTAATCATGCCTTCAGGGATGAGTTCTTATTTTCATGTAATTGTTCAACAGAAAGGGCTGCAATTAAGTGAAAACGACGTGTTTTCTGAATGA
- the comGA gene encoding competence type IV pilus ATPase ComGA: MSKYMQRQNKKVVLPIVSAIEILANRIITDAARNQATDIHIIPRKKDTLVQIRLTNKLIPRLSLPKDECDRLISHFKFTANMDIGERRRPQSGAIFCEVDGQLMGLRLSTLPSNNRESLVIRLLPQQEQIPFHQLSLFPAMTRKLLALLKHAHGLIIFTGPTGSGKTTTLYSLLNETAHLFHRNVITLEDPIEKNYDSVLQVQVNEKAGVTYAAGLKAILRHDPDIIMVGEIRDAETAKIAVRAALTGHLVLSTMHTRDAKGAVYRLREFGVNWLEVEQTLIAVTAQRLVELTCPFCEGECSPLCYSYGRWKRASVFELLSGRNLNTAMKAAKGEKVETHYRTLSKVINKGIALGYIQESEYERLVFADETT, translated from the coding sequence ATGTCGAAATATATGCAAAGACAAAATAAAAAGGTGGTGTTACCAATTGTTAGTGCGATTGAAATTTTAGCGAATCGGATTATCACAGATGCAGCACGGAACCAAGCGACAGATATTCACATAATACCGCGAAAGAAGGACACACTTGTTCAAATCCGTTTAACCAACAAACTCATTCCCCGGTTATCCCTTCCAAAAGATGAATGCGACAGATTAATCTCACACTTTAAATTTACAGCAAATATGGATATCGGTGAAAGAAGACGCCCCCAAAGCGGTGCCATTTTTTGTGAGGTAGACGGACAATTAATGGGGCTCAGGCTTTCAACACTCCCCTCTAACAACAGAGAAAGCCTCGTCATCAGGTTATTACCCCAACAAGAACAGATTCCATTCCACCAGCTTTCATTATTCCCGGCAATGACGCGGAAATTGCTGGCCCTGCTCAAGCACGCCCATGGCTTAATCATCTTTACCGGTCCCACCGGCAGTGGGAAGACGACTACTCTCTATTCTCTTTTAAATGAAACAGCCCACTTATTTCATCGCAATGTCATCACATTAGAAGATCCTATCGAAAAAAACTATGACTCTGTTCTTCAGGTACAAGTGAATGAAAAAGCAGGCGTAACCTATGCTGCTGGTTTAAAGGCGATTCTTCGCCACGATCCCGACATTATCATGGTTGGAGAAATCAGGGATGCTGAAACCGCTAAAATTGCCGTCAGAGCGGCCCTTACAGGGCATTTAGTACTCTCAACTATGCATACAAGAGATGCCAAGGGAGCAGTTTACCGCCTCCGTGAATTTGGTGTGAATTGGCTGGAGGTCGAGCAAACATTAATTGCGGTAACCGCTCAAAGACTAGTAGAACTTACGTGCCCATTCTGCGAAGGTGAATGTTCGCCCTTATGTTATTCCTATGGAAGGTGGAAACGAGCGAGTGTGTTTGAACTGTTGTCTGGAAGAAATTTAAACACAGCGATGAAAGCGGCAAAAGGGGAAAAAGTCGAAACACATTACAGAACCCTTAGTAAGGTGATTAACAAGGGGATTGCACTTGGATACATTCAAGAGTCGGAGTATGAACGGCTGGTGTTTGCTGATGAAACCACGTAA
- the comGF gene encoding competence type IV pilus minor pilin ComGF: protein MKKLVPSRNAKFVVYSNERAFTLIEVLIAFSIFSTIIFFMSPIFQILLNTKSNDSNLQAMEWEVFSSQIKKEVRLASRADVSSGRLILTKGSEIIQIEVYGTNIRRRVNSTGHEIMLQNVSQSSFSVTNNVVKINVTDIRGKEYAITCYPLINWNAGQ, encoded by the coding sequence TTGAAAAAATTAGTACCCTCCCGGAATGCAAAGTTTGTGGTGTACTCGAATGAGAGAGCTTTTACTCTTATTGAAGTTTTGATTGCCTTTTCAATCTTTTCCACCATTATTTTCTTTATGTCCCCAATTTTTCAAATACTACTTAACACAAAAAGTAATGACAGCAATTTACAGGCAATGGAATGGGAGGTATTTTCCAGCCAAATAAAAAAAGAAGTACGGCTTGCTTCACGGGCGGATGTTAGCTCGGGGCGTTTAATCCTCACAAAGGGTTCGGAGATCATCCAAATTGAGGTGTATGGGACGAATATCAGAAGAAGGGTGAATTCAACTGGGCACGAAATAATGCTCCAGAATGTTTCTCAATCGTCGTTCTCCGTCACAAATAACGTTGTTAAAATCAATGTTACAGACATCAGGGGTAAAGAATATGCAATTACATGCTATCCATTAATCAATTGGAATGCAGGCCAATGA
- the comGD gene encoding competence type IV pilus minor pilin ComGD, with protein MDNREKGFTLIESLVVFSIFMIISSITVFFLKPQHTVMEDKVFLTQLQADLLYAQQYAISHQHEVSVTFQPNNYQYYMITRSDHPAFLVRKYSSKVLLREGSIPLYFKFLSDGNVNRFGTILIYTPKKNYKLTVLIGKGRFYVAEQ; from the coding sequence ATGGACAACCGCGAAAAAGGATTTACCCTAATTGAGTCTTTAGTCGTTTTTTCCATTTTTATGATTATTTCCTCCATTACCGTTTTTTTCTTAAAGCCGCAGCACACGGTAATGGAGGATAAGGTTTTTTTAACTCAATTACAAGCAGATCTGCTGTATGCACAGCAATATGCAATTTCACACCAGCATGAAGTGTCAGTCACATTTCAGCCAAATAACTATCAATATTATATGATTACACGATCGGATCATCCCGCTTTTCTCGTGAGGAAATATTCTTCAAAAGTTTTGCTAAGGGAAGGTTCTATCCCATTGTATTTCAAATTCTTAAGTGACGGAAATGTTAACAGGTTTGGAACCATCCTTATCTATACCCCAAAAAAGAATTACAAACTAACCGTTTTGATTGGAAAGGGACGGTTTTATGTTGCGGAACAATAG
- a CDS encoding MBL fold metallo-hydrolase: MKWQQIPLGALQTNCYIVENPDRKCLIFDPGGEGKKLIHLLNERKLQPVAIVLTHAHFDHIGAVNVIRDTYKIPVYLHKLEEKWLGDPALNGSQLFMHVEPIRVNSADHIITKEGTMKIADFEFAVFHTPGHSPGSISCYFEKEGFVISGDALFQGSIGRTDLPGGNHDQLLKSIHDKLLTMPEETYVLSGHGPVTTIGEEMDHNPFLNGF; the protein is encoded by the coding sequence ATGAAATGGCAGCAAATTCCCTTAGGGGCATTGCAAACAAATTGTTATATAGTTGAAAATCCCGACCGGAAATGTTTAATTTTTGACCCGGGCGGGGAAGGAAAAAAGCTGATTCATTTGTTGAACGAAAGAAAATTACAGCCGGTTGCGATTGTTTTAACACATGCGCATTTTGATCATATCGGTGCAGTAAATGTGATAAGAGATACATATAAAATTCCAGTTTATCTTCACAAACTAGAAGAAAAATGGCTGGGGGATCCCGCATTAAATGGTTCCCAGTTGTTTATGCATGTTGAACCTATTCGCGTAAATTCTGCTGATCATATTATTACCAAAGAAGGTACAATGAAAATCGCTGATTTTGAGTTTGCTGTTTTTCATACACCGGGACATTCGCCCGGCAGTATCTCTTGTTATTTCGAAAAGGAGGGGTTTGTTATCTCTGGTGATGCCCTATTTCAGGGCAGTATTGGCCGCACAGACCTGCCAGGAGGGAATCATGATCAGCTATTAAAAAGTATTCACGACAAGCTGTTAACCATGCCAGAAGAGACCTATGTATTGTCAGGTCATGGACCTGTTACGACGATTGGTGAGGAAATGGATCACAACCCGTTTTTGAATGGCTTTTAA
- a CDS encoding YqgQ family protein: protein MKTIYEIQQFLKQFGTIIYVGDRVGNLELMESELKELYQAQLIETREFQTALLILRHEIQMQKEKSKQR from the coding sequence ATGAAAACAATTTATGAGATTCAACAATTCTTAAAGCAGTTTGGAACGATTATTTATGTAGGTGATCGTGTCGGCAATCTTGAACTGATGGAATCAGAATTAAAGGAACTTTATCAGGCGCAATTGATTGAAACAAGGGAATTTCAAACAGCACTTTTAATCCTAAGGCATGAAATCCAAATGCAAAAAGAAAAAAGTAAACAGAGATAG
- the comGC gene encoding competence type IV pilus major pilin ComGC has protein sequence MLKNEKGFTLIEMMIVMLVISVLLIVTIPNVAKHNSNINNKGCDAYVKMVQAQVQAYKMDKNKVPTLAELKSEGYINQEAAGCPNGKDVMIDTEGNVTAVAKVTNP, from the coding sequence ATGTTGAAAAATGAAAAAGGCTTTACGCTCATTGAAATGATGATTGTTATGCTTGTCATCTCTGTGTTATTAATTGTCACCATTCCAAATGTCGCCAAACATAATTCAAATATCAATAACAAGGGCTGCGACGCATACGTGAAAATGGTACAAGCACAAGTTCAAGCGTATAAAATGGATAAGAACAAAGTGCCAACCCTTGCAGAACTTAAGTCAGAGGGATATATAAATCAAGAAGCAGCAGGCTGTCCAAACGGAAAAGACGTCATGATTGATACTGAGGGTAATGTCACGGCAGTTGCAAAAGTAACTAATCCATAA
- a CDS encoding ROK family glucokinase: MAEQWLASVDLGGTTTKIAFITMDGEIVHKWEIPTDNSNDGRNITINIAQALSEQLDELGETHDKLAGIGMGAPGPVDYETGIILNVVNLGWQDNYPLKDSLEAATSLPAVIENDANCAALGEMWKGAGNGARDLVCVTLGTGVGGGVIANGNIVQGINGAAGEIGHITAIPFGGASCNCGRTGCLETIASATGIVRLAMAELTKNELLGELSELFTKNGKITAKDVFDSARNGDQVSKKVLGEVSFHLGFVLASIANTLNPEKIVLGGGVSKAGSILLEAVNENFAKFTFSAVRDSTKLALATLGNDAGVLGAAWLIKNKLNQ, from the coding sequence GTGGCAGAACAATGGTTAGCCAGTGTTGATCTTGGCGGTACAACTACTAAAATAGCTTTTATTACGATGGATGGAGAAATTGTTCATAAATGGGAAATTCCAACCGATAATTCCAATGATGGCCGAAATATTACGATCAATATTGCTCAGGCACTCTCGGAACAACTTGATGAGCTTGGTGAGACACATGACAAGCTGGCAGGAATCGGGATGGGTGCCCCTGGACCGGTGGACTATGAAACTGGAATTATTTTAAATGTGGTTAATTTAGGCTGGCAGGATAATTATCCGCTTAAAGACAGTCTTGAAGCCGCAACTTCTCTCCCGGCGGTGATTGAAAATGATGCAAACTGTGCGGCATTAGGCGAGATGTGGAAGGGCGCCGGCAACGGTGCCAGGGATCTTGTTTGTGTCACATTAGGAACTGGTGTTGGCGGCGGCGTGATTGCAAATGGAAATATTGTTCAAGGGATAAATGGTGCAGCAGGCGAAATAGGTCATATTACAGCCATTCCCTTTGGAGGAGCCTCTTGTAATTGCGGAAGGACAGGCTGCCTGGAAACAATTGCTTCAGCAACGGGAATTGTCCGGTTAGCAATGGCAGAACTTACTAAAAATGAATTATTAGGTGAATTGAGCGAGCTGTTTACGAAGAATGGAAAAATCACTGCTAAGGATGTATTTGATTCCGCCAGAAATGGTGATCAAGTATCCAAAAAAGTATTAGGTGAGGTATCCTTCCATTTAGGATTTGTTTTAGCGAGTATAGCTAATACATTAAATCCGGAAAAAATCGTATTAGGCGGCGGTGTCTCGAAAGCAGGATCCATTTTATTAGAAGCCGTCAATGAAAATTTCGCAAAATTTACCTTTTCGGCCGTAAGGGATTCCACAAAACTAGCATTAGCTACTTTAGGAAATGATGCGGGTGTGTTAGGAGCTGCCTGGCTTATTAAAAATAAATTAAATCAATAA
- a CDS encoding DUF2626 domain-containing protein translates to MDRMFRVCGFWTGIFTVMFYLGDMDKTAMLFLAQTGFFVLLSYLKLSERMYLWVFGAYLTVFFAGFTYWTTFMMPLGGGH, encoded by the coding sequence ATGGATCGCATGTTCAGAGTTTGTGGTTTCTGGACGGGCATTTTTACCGTTATGTTTTATCTAGGTGATATGGATAAAACAGCGATGTTATTTTTAGCCCAAACAGGATTCTTCGTTCTGTTGAGCTATCTTAAACTTTCCGAGCGTATGTATTTATGGGTGTTCGGAGCATATTTAACAGTTTTCTTCGCAGGCTTCACATATTGGACTACGTTCATGATGCCGCTTGGCGGAGGACATTGA
- a CDS encoding DUF2759 domain-containing protein, whose protein sequence is MGLVIIFALVTILAAIGGFSALKNKNFLGAFWGVASFLVFGWFTVMTVLNSGYPTGTH, encoded by the coding sequence ATGGGATTAGTTATTATTTTTGCGCTTGTAACGATTCTTGCTGCAATTGGCGGATTCAGCGCATTAAAGAACAAAAACTTCTTAGGCGCATTTTGGGGTGTAGCATCATTTTTGGTTTTCGGCTGGTTTACAGTCATGACCGTTTTAAATTCAGGTTATCCTACTGGAACACATTAA
- the comGG gene encoding competence type IV pilus minor pilin ComGG, with protein MKYNEKGFTYPLVLCLLIIFLLFFSMQIEQLVTERKMAHETTSILQQEYYLLSSVKKMESAIQNNGMNPSKGSIVYVNGTMDYQAEIPAGSAQKITFTLRMNSGETISGYGTFDTKSKKMVKWVELK; from the coding sequence ATGAAATATAACGAAAAAGGGTTTACCTACCCGCTTGTCTTGTGCCTGCTTATCATATTTCTGTTATTTTTCTCGATGCAAATTGAACAATTAGTTACAGAAAGAAAAATGGCTCACGAAACAACTTCGATCCTGCAACAGGAATATTATTTACTTTCTTCAGTGAAAAAAATGGAATCGGCAATACAAAATAATGGTATGAATCCATCAAAGGGATCGATTGTCTATGTAAATGGAACCATGGACTACCAAGCCGAAATCCCGGCCGGATCTGCCCAAAAAATAACCTTCACGCTTCGTATGAATTCCGGTGAAACCATCTCCGGTTATGGAACATTTGATACGAAATCAAAAAAAATGGTCAAGTGGGTGGAGCTTAAATGA